AGACTTTCAGCAATTTAATTTCAAGCTCTTGAACAATTAATGAACCAGTTTAATTAATTGCATCGTTAGTGCAACTTTTGACATCAGCTTCATTCATGGAATGGAAAACAACTAGCTAGCTGAGGCGATAAGAATTAATTCTAGCTATGAAAATAATGCTTTGGGTATAAAGGATCATAATCTGCATCCGATGCTAAGTACTCTAGGAATATATAATTAATACAATGCACTGTTTCCTGAAGAATATCTCTAGCTCACTGCTCATGTACTCATTACAAAAAACCATCTCCAGCCAACTAGTTCTCAATTACCTATTTCTTCTCCCACATATCTGTCCTTTTGATCATCCATTTGGCATATCAGATGGCATCTTATCTGCGATTCTTGTCTCTGGTATCATGACCATCCATTGACCTCTCCTCGCTTGTATAAATTCGCAAGCATTTGCCTCCTACATACACACCCACCATCACCTCCTGCCTCCCATATTTCCAAGATCAGTACAGATGGTGCATGTCAAGTCCAATTCAAGAGTAGCTGAAATGGTCAGTATCATATACATATCTTCACCTTCACCTTCACCTTCACCTTCACcttcttaattaattataatgAAGGCCTATGGTCATATCaagaaattaaaagaaagaaATACTTTGGAATTTGTGCAACTACAGAGCAAGGCAGAGCAACACTCCAAAGAAGTGGGAGTTGATATGAAATTAGGAGTCGTTGCGAGTGACAAACCACCAGCAGCAGCAGGAAGAAGGGCAGGTGGCTGGCTGGCTGGCAATCTTCTGCTTGGTAATTAATTCTTTTGATATCTGTACGTATTTGTACATAACTAATGCGCCTGTATATATATACGTATCCTGATGGGAATTGCGTGCAGTGAATCAAGGGCTGGCCACATTAGCATTCTTTGGGGTGAACGTCAACCTGGTGCTGTTTCTGACGCGAGTGCTGCAACAGAGCAATGCGGATGCCGCCAACAACGTCAGCAAATGGACGGGATCTGTCTACATCTTCTCCCTCATCGGTGCATTCCTCAGTGATTCCTACTGGGGCAGATACAAGACCTGTGTCGTCTTCCAACTAGTCTTCCTATTGGTCAGCGCACCGATCGAAACTTAATCACACAGCAATTTATTCAAAAGCTAGCACACTGAAACTTGATCGTGGTAATTGTCAGGGGCTGGCTTTGCTATCCTTGTTCTCCAATCTGTTCCTGATCAGACCCACAGGCTGTGGCGATCAGCAGACCCCCTGTGGAGCACACACCGGCTTTGAGGTGAAGCTGTTCTACTTGGCCATCTACATGGTGGCCTTGGGCAATGGCGGCTACCAGCCAAATATTGCTTCCTTTGGGGCGGACCAGTTCGACGAGGAAGACCCTGTGGAAGCCCACTCCAAGATCTCCTTCTTCGGATACTTCTACCTCGCACTCAACTTGGGATCTCTCTTTTCCAACACCTGCTTGAGCTACGTGGAGGACCATGGCATGTGGGCCCTCGGGTTTTGGGCCTCCAGCGTGTCGGCCTTCGTCGCGTTGGCCGTCTTCGTCTCCGGGACGCGTAACTACCGGCACCGGcctccggttgggaatccgatcTCTAGATTCTGCCAGGTGGTGGTGGCGGCGGCGAGGAAATGGAGGGTTAGGATGCTGCCTCGTGGAGAGAATCTGTACGAGGGGAAGGAGCTTGTGGAAGTGGAAGTCAAAGGGTGGAGAAGAAGGATCCTCCACACCGAGGGATTCAGGTTTTTGGACCGAGCCGCGTTCATCGACGAATATTCGGGCGAGTTATCCTCCGGCAATCCGTGGCGGCTGTGCACCGTGACGCAAGTGGAGGAGGTCAAGTGCATCCTCCGCCTCCTCCCCATCTGGCTCTGCACCATCCCCTACTCCGTCGTGTTCACCCAGATGGCGTCGCTGTTCGTCGTCCAGGGCGCGGCAATGCGCCGCACCGTCGGCGGATTCGCCATCCCGCCCTCCACCATGTCCGCCGTGGACATCCTCAGCGTCGTCGCCTTCATCTTCCTCTACAAGCGCGTCCTTCGCCGCTTCGCCGCCCTCACGGAGCTCCGGCGGATGGGCATCGGCCTTGTCGTCGGGGCGGCCGCCATGATCGCCGCCGGCCTAGTCGAGCGCTTCCGCTTGAGGAACGCCTCCGACAACGGGAACGCCAGTTCTCTGCACATCGCGTGGCAGGTACAGAGTCGATCAATCAATGAATTCGACGTctgaaaatttgtaaaaaaaaaaaatcaatcttttcTGGTTTTGGCATCCACGCAGATGCCGCAGTATGCGTTGATCGGTGCGTCGGAGGTGTTCATGTACGTCGGCCAACTCGAGTTCTTCAATGGGCAGGCGCCCGACGGGCTGAAGAGCTTCGGAAGCGCCCTCTGCATGACCTCCATGGCCTTCGGTAACTTCGTCAGCGACCTGATCGTGACCGCGGTCGTAGGAGTAACGTCGAGTGGCGGCCGCCGGTCTGGGTGGATTCCGGCGAACCTGAACGAGGGGCACTTGGaccgcttcttcttcttgttggcGGTTCTGAGCGGCATCGATCTGGTGATCTACGTGGCTTGCGCAAATTGGTACAAGGGAATCGAGGTGGAAGGGAAGTGTGGCAAAGGCAGTGGAAATCTCCATGTCTGAGTTGTATTATTATATAAAGCGTTAGCATATTACAGAGTAGACGATGACGAAAGAAGAAAACGCGCAGATGATCAAATTTATGCAGTATCCAATAAAAAGTAGGATTTCTGGAACAATTTCATCTCGATTTTACTTCAGTTAAATAGTCGACTTGATAAGCATCAGGAGACAAATAAGTACTCGTAATTACCGTTTAAAATTGTTTTCTGGAAAATTTCAAATCACAACTATTGAGAAGGTATTTTAACCATTTTAAAACTCTTAAAGATATTTTTACAAGGTAAATACATTTCGAGAACAGTTAAATAATATTCCACACTGTTTAACAATATGCGACGGGCTTTGCCATGGTATCTAAAGACGGGAAAGCTAGATACTTGGCAATCTGATTCCAAATCTTGTTAGGATTCAGCTATCTGTCTGTCATATTTGGCAATCCCATTACTAATCGGTTTAGGAATCATATATACATACTAAAGATAGAATCTAatgaaaagatatatatatatatatatatatatatatatatatatatatatatatatatatataatttccacCCAAGGAGGACAAAAAAGTAAACAAAAAGACAGCTCCACCACTAATCTCATCAAAATCAAACGTAACGATGGCCCAGCAACCACTGCAGCCTTTCATTTACAACCACAACCGCACCTGCTCATGTGAGACGTTAAATCCGGCCACGTAGATTGTGCCACAGCCACAGCCACTCTCCCACTCTGTTCGTCCCTGAGGTACCCTCACCGTCGGCAGTCAGCCGACGGCGTTCCGGTGATCTCCTTAGAGTGGAGCTCCGCCAGCACGGCTTCTGTGGATGGCGGCTTGAGACCCAGAGGGAGGGGCAGCCACGGCTTGCAGATTGCCTCTTTCACGGCACGGTCGATCACCTCCTCCATCTGCTATATGATATACCGTTCATAACCTTTGATGCATGATCGAACTGAGGAATCATTCAGTGTCATTGTTATACCTGATCGAGGTCACAAGCATCTCCAAGCATCTCGTTCCTCCCTCCGCCCACTTGGAAATCACTACCCATCACGGACCTCTGCAGTTCAGTTTCAGTACTACTTGAGAATAATCCGAGGATTGTTCTTGTTAGATTAAAGAGAGGTCGATGGGAGCTCACTGGTGAAGCAACGGGATACTGCTCGTACTGTGTTACATTAACAGGACAACCCCATGCGTCAGCGTGAACCTAAAACACATTTGATTATAAAGATTGTACCATTTCTGTAGTTTTAGTTATGAGATGATGGTATATACAATACCAGAGGATATGATTTCCAGGGCCAAGTTTGAGTAGGTGGCTGCCACGTTGTGTAGCCTCTTGGATGAGTGCCCCAAACTTGATATCCATGGTAGCTTGGATGACCCCAAACGGCCGGATACATCTGAGTTGAGTGTGGATGCAATGTAGGGTAGGCCATGATCGGCCTCGGCACGGAACCCTTTTGATCGTGATTATGATTCCGGTCTTCATCTTTCGGCAATATGTGTCTTTTTTGCATTCGATACTTCTGCAAGTGACTTGCTACATTGTGCCTCGTTAAGCCGTCCACCTTCATTAGCTGTAAAATCTTTGAAGGAATAGCCTGCTCTACTCCCAGCTGTTCTACTGCCTTCACAAATCTTCTGTGTAGTTCTGGAGTCCAATCGACCTGCAAAACGGGGAAATTTAACATTACCAGTTCTATTCTAGTCACTCTATGAATCGGTCAGTACCTTTGTTTTCTTTCTGTTATTTCTGCCACCATTTAAGGATGAAGAATTAAGAAGCAATTGTTTCTTCACTTGCCCATCCGCATTTGACTCCCCCTTATCTAAGCAATGTAAACGGGAAGAATTACAAGGTACAGAGCCTTCTTTGACGCCGCTCCACTCGTCCGTTTTCGATCCATCCGCAGAGTTGACATCTTCTTCAGCAGCAACGTCAATGTCTTCAGCTTTAGAAGGCAAGGCAGCAGCGACACAAATGGAATTATCGCATGTATTGTCGACGGACTTTGAGACTGAATTACTGCACTTCCTACGGCTTAGCAATTCATTAGCACTCGAGCAGTTTGTTGTTTCCTGTAATTCTGCGTAAGGCTGAAACCTTCCTGCTTGTTCCAGCTGGGGAGTTGTAGGTCCTGATAACCTGCCGCTTGTACTTGCCCCTTCCTGCTCATCTTTTTCTTCAGATTTCTCTGTTTGAAGCATCAAAGCCACGGTATCTTTGATGGGCTTCAAGGATTTGGAAAGCATGCTGCTCCCTGCATTGAAGGCCTGTTGTTCAAGACTAATCAACTTAGAAACTATTGTTCTTCTCCAACAGTCGAATTAATGCTGTGCTAATAGAAAGTTCAACACGAAATGCACCTTGTGTACTACGTGTTGCCATATGTTCCTGAGCTTCTCTTCAGAGATTGGTTTCTGAAGAAACTCTGTCGCACCAAGCTGCagaattgaagaagatgaaatcacatCAAATTTTCACATGCCAAGAATTTTGATGGACTCACTCACCGCTATGCATTTCATCATGGTGCTGAGGCAGTGAACATTAGAAATAACTGCAATACAAAAAaggtcttttaaaaattaaatgctCTGTAGACCCTCAACTTAAGAAATAAtggaaagaaaataatgaaataatttcaTGCCTGAGAAATTATCAAATGGAATCTTAggcaaagaaattaaaattattgtaaCTGTACTAACCAATGATGGGAAGGTCTTTAACCATCTCAAGGAACTTAAAATTCCTACAATGATCACCATCTGTCACCTGCAAAAGTTCGATTTCATGAACACAAATTAGCTTCGCCTGAAAAATTATGTAGAAAGATGGGCCCTCATCCCTACTTCCACAATGGCAACGTGGAAACTCTCGACTCGCTTTGAAGCTGCTTCCGTCGCATCCTCCTCGTTATGAAACAGTGAAACTAATTCACACAAATAAAATTTCTTCAGAGTAATTCACCAATCCAACTAGCAGACACTTTAAAATCACACCTGAATAGCTAGATTATAGAACAAGAAGATAGTACCTTCGTAATCCATCGCCTCGAGCTTGGATTTGGTTTCTAAAGCAGAGGATTCATCTTTCTCCAAGAGCATGACCTTGAGTCCCTTGGGAAAATCCTTCCAGGCCAAAAAATCTTCAGCCGAGCGAACCATTTCTAATCACTCAACA
This region of Zingiber officinale cultivar Zhangliang chromosome 9A, Zo_v1.1, whole genome shotgun sequence genomic DNA includes:
- the LOC122021511 gene encoding two-component response regulator-like APRR2 isoform X2 — encoded protein: MVRSAEDFLAWKDFPKGLKVMLLEKDESSALETKSKLEAMDYEVSLFHNEEDATEAASKRVESFHVAIVEVTDGDHCRNFKFLEMVKDLPIIVISNVHCLSTMMKCIALGATEFLQKPISEEKLRNIWQHVVHKAFNAGSSMLSKSLKPIKDTVALMLQTEKSEEKDEQEGASTSGRLSGPTTPQLEQAGRFQPYAELQETTNCSSANELLSRRKCSNSVSKSVDNTCDNSICVAAALPSKAEDIDVAAEEDVNSADGSKTDEWSGVKEGSVPCNSSRLHCLDKGESNADGQVKKQLLLNSSSLNGGRNNRKKTKVDWTPELHRRFVKAVEQLGVEQAIPSKILQLMKVDGLTRHNVASHLQKYRMQKRHILPKDEDRNHNHDQKGSVPRPIMAYPTLHPHSTQMYPAVWGHPSYHGYQVWGTHPRGYTTWQPPTQTWPWKSYPLVHADAWGCPVNVTQYEQYPVASPRSVMGSDFQVGGGRNEMLGDACDLDQMEEVIDRAVKEAICKPWLPLPLGLKPPSTEAVLAELHSKEITGTPSADCRR
- the LOC122021509 gene encoding protein NRT1/ PTR FAMILY 7.3-like isoform X1 gives rise to the protein MKAYGHIKKLKERNTLEFVQLQSKAEQHSKEVGVDMKLGVVASDKPPAAAGRRAGGWLAGNLLLVNQGLATLAFFGVNVNLVLFLTRVLQQSNADAANNVSKWTGSVYIFSLIGAFLSDSYWGRYKTCVVFQLVFLLGLALLSLFSNLFLIRPTGCGDQQTPCGAHTGFEVKLFYLAIYMVALGNGGYQPNIASFGADQFDEEDPVEAHSKISFFGYFYLALNLGSLFSNTCLSYVEDHGMWALGFWASSVSAFVALAVFVSGTRNYRHRPPVGNPISRFCQVVVAAARKWRVRMLPRGENLYEGKELVEVEVKGWRRRILHTEGFRFLDRAAFIDEYSGELSSGNPWRLCTVTQVEEVKCILRLLPIWLCTIPYSVVFTQMASLFVVQGAAMRRTVGGFAIPPSTMSAVDILSVVAFIFLYKRVLRRFAALTELRRMGIGLVVGAAAMIAAGLVERFRLRNASDNGNASSLHIAWQMPQYALIGASEVFMYVGQLEFFNGQAPDGLKSFGSALCMTSMAFGNFVSDLIVTAVVGVTSSGGRRSGWIPANLNEGHLDRFFFLLAVLSGIDLVIYVACANWYKGIEVEGKCGKGSGNLHV
- the LOC122021511 gene encoding two-component response regulator-like APRR2 isoform X1; the protein is MVRSAEDFLAWKDFPKGLKVMLLEKDESSALETKSKLEAMDYEVSLFHNEEDATEAASKRVESFHVAIVEVTDGDHCRNFKFLEMVKDLPIIVISNVHCLSTMMKCIALGATEFLQKPISEEKLRNIWQHVVHKAFNAGSSMLSKSLKPIKDTVALMLQTEKSEEKDEQEGASTSGRLSGPTTPQLEQAGRFQPYAELQETTNCSSANELLSRRKCSNSVSKSVDNTCDNSICVAAALPSKAEDIDVAAEEDVNSADGSKTDEWSGVKEGSVPCNSSRLHCLDKGESNADGQVKKQLLLNSSSLNGGRNNRKKTKVDWTPELHRRFVKAVEQLGVEQAIPSKILQLMKVDGLTRHNVASHLQKYRMQKRHILPKDEDRNHNHDQKGSVPRPIMAYPTLHPHSTQMYPAVWGHPSYHGYQVWGTHPRGYTTWQPPTQTWPWKSYPLVHADAWGCPVNVTQYEQYPVASPRSVMGSDFQVGGGRNEMLGDACDLDQQMEEVIDRAVKEAICKPWLPLPLGLKPPSTEAVLAELHSKEITGTPSADCRR
- the LOC122021509 gene encoding protein NRT1/ PTR FAMILY 7.3-like isoform X2 yields the protein MVHVKSNSRVAEMSKAEQHSKEVGVDMKLGVVASDKPPAAAGRRAGGWLAGNLLLVNQGLATLAFFGVNVNLVLFLTRVLQQSNADAANNVSKWTGSVYIFSLIGAFLSDSYWGRYKTCVVFQLVFLLGLALLSLFSNLFLIRPTGCGDQQTPCGAHTGFEVKLFYLAIYMVALGNGGYQPNIASFGADQFDEEDPVEAHSKISFFGYFYLALNLGSLFSNTCLSYVEDHGMWALGFWASSVSAFVALAVFVSGTRNYRHRPPVGNPISRFCQVVVAAARKWRVRMLPRGENLYEGKELVEVEVKGWRRRILHTEGFRFLDRAAFIDEYSGELSSGNPWRLCTVTQVEEVKCILRLLPIWLCTIPYSVVFTQMASLFVVQGAAMRRTVGGFAIPPSTMSAVDILSVVAFIFLYKRVLRRFAALTELRRMGIGLVVGAAAMIAAGLVERFRLRNASDNGNASSLHIAWQMPQYALIGASEVFMYVGQLEFFNGQAPDGLKSFGSALCMTSMAFGNFVSDLIVTAVVGVTSSGGRRSGWIPANLNEGHLDRFFFLLAVLSGIDLVIYVACANWYKGIEVEGKCGKGSGNLHV
- the LOC122021511 gene encoding two-component response regulator-like APRR2 isoform X3, which codes for MHSEFLQKPISEEKLRNIWQHVVHKAFNAGSSMLSKSLKPIKDTVALMLQTEKSEEKDEQEGASTSGRLSGPTTPQLEQAGRFQPYAELQETTNCSSANELLSRRKCSNSVSKSVDNTCDNSICVAAALPSKAEDIDVAAEEDVNSADGSKTDEWSGVKEGSVPCNSSRLHCLDKGESNADGQVKKQLLLNSSSLNGGRNNRKKTKVDWTPELHRRFVKAVEQLGVEQAIPSKILQLMKVDGLTRHNVASHLQKYRMQKRHILPKDEDRNHNHDQKGSVPRPIMAYPTLHPHSTQMYPAVWGHPSYHGYQVWGTHPRGYTTWQPPTQTWPWKSYPLVHADAWGCPVNVTQYEQYPVASPRSVMGSDFQVGGGRNEMLGDACDLDQQMEEVIDRAVKEAICKPWLPLPLGLKPPSTEAVLAELHSKEITGTPSADCRR